Proteins encoded in a region of the Ziziphus jujuba cultivar Dongzao chromosome 3, ASM3175591v1 genome:
- the LOC107421929 gene encoding FHA domain-containing protein At4g14490 gives MALKLIMVQGPRKGESVEYPVGSTIRIGRIVRGNKIAIKDVGISSKHLSIGSESGKWVLRDLDSSNGTILNGIRIQPNTPFDLRDGDNIKIGEYTIISVVINDCDGDGGDDDDDQSQLRKKNPRPPRGGGGVRSVPPAPAPAIVGRRGKIGKETEEVKHEDVAVVKRKRGRPNKARVSVSGAVEEEKILEVDEGSSSECVETKPAKQATTTRQTRSSKNKKENANEVVSGSVLGKIPEDSSVGAEEGKIVEVRRTRAGLRGRKNLAQQKPSGYGTNLEDSDSIDVAEEAAAESVKGSNLEGGDGEEAVPNELKDDNVEARNRHDGLRSRNNLAQEKRNLGDSDSIDVAEAAESVKRLNSEDGDGEEAVLNEVKDDDNVKAEGVEESSSEAKNGGDFGSKETLNNEFGDLLEKMTLGELFDYMEVNLPKQIIEATEEIIKGMKEKAERVHEYVIEQKKGKGKVPVS, from the coding sequence ATGGCATTAAAACTGATAATGGTGCAAGGCCCCAGAAAAGGAGAGAGCGTAGAATACCCAGTCGGATCCACAATTCGGATCGGTCGGATAGTCCGCGGAAACAAAATCGCCATCAAAGACGTTGGGATTTCCTCCAAGCACCTCTCCATCGGATCCGAATCCGGAAAATGGGTGCTCCGAGACCTCGATTCCTCCAATGGAACCATCCTCAACGGCATTCGGATTCAACCCAACACTCCTTTCGACCTCCGCGACGGCGACAACATCAAGATCGGAGAATACACCATAATCTCCGTCGTCATCAATGACTGCGATGGTGatggtggtgatgatgatgatgatcagaGCCAGTTGAGGAAGAAGAACCCTAGGCCGCCgcgtggtggtggtggagtcCGATCGGTTCCGCCGGCTCCGGCGCCGGCGATTGTTGGCCGGAGAGGTAAGATTGGGAAGGAGACCGAGGAGGTGAAGCATGAGGACGTTGCGGTGGTGAAACGGAAAAGGGGTCGGCCTAATAAAGCTAGGGTTTCGGTAAGTGGAGCCGTGGAGGAAGAGAAGATTCTGGAAGTCGATGAGGGTTCAAGTTCAGAATGTGTGGAAACGAAACCTGCAAAGCAAGCTACGACGACGAGGCAGACTCGGAGCTCGAAGAACAAGAAGGAAAATGCAAATGAGGTAGTGTCTGGTTCAGTGTTAGGGAAAATTCCAGAGGATTCTTCTGTTGGTgcagaagaaggaaaaattgtTGAAGTGAGAAGAACTCGTGCAGGTTTGCGGGGTAGGAAGAATTTAGCTCAGCAAAAGCCATCTGGGTATGGTACGAATTTGGAAGACAGTGATTCCATTGATGTTGCAGAAGAAGCTGCTGCTGAGAGTGTAAAGGGTTCGAATTTGGAAGGTGGTGATGGTGAAGAAGCTGTTCCAAATGAGCTTAAGGATGACAATGTTGAAGCGAGGAATCGTCATGACGGTTTGCGCAGTAGAAATAATTTAGCTCAGGAGAAGAGGAATTTGGGAGATAGTGATTCCATAGATGTTGCAGAAGCTGCTGAGAGTGTAAAGAGGTTGAATTCGGAAGATGGTGATGGTGAAGAAGCTGTTCTTAATGAGGTTAAGGATGATGACAATGTGAAAGCTGAGGGTGTGGAAGAGAGTTCTAGTGAGGCAAAAAATGGGGGCGATTTCGGTTCGAAAGAGACTTTGAACAATGAGTTTGGGGATCTTCTTGAGAAGATGACACTTGGAGAGTTGTTTGATTACATGGAGGTTAACTTGCCAAAACAGATAATTGAAGCCACTGAGGAGATTATTAAGGGTATGAAGGAGAAAGCTGAACGAGTTCATGAATATGTCATAGAGCAAAAAAAGGGGAAGGGTAAAGTTCCTGTGTCCTAG